Proteins encoded by one window of Flavobacterium sp. N502540:
- a CDS encoding aminotransferase class I/II-fold pyridoxal phosphate-dependent enzyme: MNHFNPADKIQDLQYFGEFGGVNPSISDSSTYTFLSAKTMFDTFEGNMEGCYLYSRHSSPSNLYLDQALAAMEGTETANVSASGMGAITPTLLQLCSAGDHIVSSRTIYGGTYAFLKNFIPRFGIETSFVDITKLDIVEAAITSKTKVLYCETVSNPLLEVADIAGLAKIAKKHNLKLVVDNTFSPLSVSPAKLGADIVIHSLTKYINGSSDTVGGVTCASKEFINSLKNVNSGASMLLGPTMDSLRSASVMKNLRTLHIRIKQHSHNAHVLADKFEKDGLKTVYPGLKSHPSHELYKTMINPEYGFGGMLTIDVGSLEKANELMELMQTRNLGYLAVSLGFYKTLFSAPGTSTSSEIPLEEQAEMGLTDGLIRFSIGLDNDIERTYKMMKACMTELGILQNKTILYK; encoded by the coding sequence ATGAACCACTTTAACCCGGCAGACAAAATTCAGGATTTGCAATACTTTGGTGAATTTGGCGGTGTAAATCCATCGATTTCCGATTCTTCTACTTATACTTTTCTTTCAGCCAAAACCATGTTCGATACTTTTGAAGGAAATATGGAGGGCTGTTATCTCTATTCGCGTCATTCTTCTCCAAGCAACTTGTATTTGGATCAGGCACTCGCAGCGATGGAAGGAACAGAAACCGCCAATGTTTCGGCTTCCGGAATGGGGGCTATCACTCCTACTCTTTTACAACTTTGTAGTGCGGGTGATCATATTGTTTCAAGTAGAACGATTTATGGCGGAACGTATGCCTTCCTAAAGAATTTCATTCCTCGCTTTGGAATCGAAACGAGCTTTGTGGACATTACCAAACTTGACATTGTAGAAGCTGCGATCACCTCTAAAACCAAGGTTCTATACTGTGAAACCGTTAGCAATCCATTGCTAGAAGTAGCTGATATCGCCGGCCTGGCTAAAATTGCCAAAAAACATAATCTAAAATTGGTGGTAGACAATACGTTTTCACCTTTATCGGTTTCTCCTGCAAAATTAGGAGCAGACATTGTGATTCACAGTTTAACCAAATATATAAACGGAAGCAGTGATACTGTTGGTGGTGTAACCTGTGCTTCGAAAGAGTTTATCAATTCGCTGAAAAATGTAAATTCAGGCGCCAGTATGTTATTAGGTCCTACAATGGACAGTCTGCGTTCCGCTTCTGTGATGAAAAACCTTCGTACGCTTCATATTCGTATCAAGCAGCACAGTCATAATGCGCACGTTCTGGCCGACAAATTTGAGAAAGACGGTTTAAAAACGGTTTATCCGGGATTAAAAAGCCATCCAAGTCATGAATTGTACAAAACAATGATTAATCCGGAATATGGTTTTGGAGGAATGCTCACCATAGATGTGGGTTCGCTGGAAAAAGCCAACGAGTTAATGGAATTGATGCAAACCCGAAATTTAGGTTATCTGGCGGTGAGTTTAGGGTTTTATAAAACATTATTCAGCGCACCGGGGACTTCAACTTCAAGTGAAATTCCGTTAGAAGAACAAGCCGAAATGGGACTGACGGATGGTTTAATCCGTTTCTCTATCGGTCTGGACAATGACATTGAACGTACCTACAAAATGATGAAAGCCTGTATGACAGAGCTTGGCATCTTGCAAAATAAAACAATTCTTTATAAATAA